A region from the Hippopotamus amphibius kiboko isolate mHipAmp2 chromosome 15, mHipAmp2.hap2, whole genome shotgun sequence genome encodes:
- the PRTN3 gene encoding myeloblastin, with protein MTRSCGAPSPAFAPVLLAVLLGGAARAAEIVGGREAQPHSRPYMASLQRLPGGHFCGGTLIHPRFVLTAAHCLSSVNPSRVSVVLGIHSLQTSEPTQQRFGISRLFEMGYNEQEKLNDILLLQLDRPASLNAQVAVAQLPQQNQLLPHGTQCLAMGWGRLGTLEPLPQVLQELNVTVVTFLCQAQNVCTFVPRRAAGICFGDSGGPLVCDGLVQGVDSFVIRGCASRQYPDFFARVSLYVDWIRSVLRTAGGEDSP; from the exons ATGACCCGAAGCTGCGGAGCACCCAGCCCTGCCTTCGCCCCGGTGCTGCTGGCTGTGCTGCTGGGCG GTGCAGCCCGGGCCGCGGAGATCGTGGGCGGGCGGGAGGCGCAGCCCCACTCGCGCCCCTACATGGCGTCCCTGCAGAGGCTGCCCGGCGGCCACTTCTGCGGGGGGACCCTGATCCACCCGCGCTTCGTGCTGACCGCCGCCCACTGCCTGAGCAGCGT GAACCCGTCGCGCGTGAGCGTGGTGCTGGGGATCCACAGCCTGCAGACCTCCGAGCCCACCCAGCAGAGGTTCGGCATCAGCCGGCTCTTTGAGATGGGCTACAACGAGCAGGAGAAGCTGAACGACATCCTCCTCCTGCAG tTGGACCGCCCAGCCTCCCTCAACGCCCAGGTCGCGGTGGCCCAGCTCCCCCAGCAGAACCAGTTGCTGCCGCACGGCACCCAGTGCCTGGCCATGGGCTGGGGCCGCCTGGGGACCTTAGAGCCGCTGCCCCAGGTCCTGCAGGAGCTCAACGTCACCGTGGTCACCTTCCTGTGCCAGGCACAGAACGTGTGCACCTTCGTGCCCCGACGCGCTGCTGGCATCTGTTTC ggGGACTCGGGCGGCCCCTTGGTCTGCGACGGCCTTGTCCAGGGTGTGGACTCCTTCGTAATCCGGGGATGTGCCTCTCGCCAGTACCCCGACTTCTTTGCTCGCGTCTCCCTCTACGTGGACTGGATCCGCTCGGTGCTGCGCACCGCAGGGGGCGAGGACAGCCCCTGA
- the AZU1 gene encoding azurocidin has protein sequence MALGLLALLASLLATAEAGSAPLVDIVGGRKARPQELPFLASIQSQGRHFCGGALVHPAFVLTAASCFRSRNTGIATVVLGAYNLRRRQERSRQVFSIRGVSENGYDPQQNLNDVLLLQLDRQANLTSSAVAVVPLPAQNATVEAGTSCQVAGWGARRQRGRLCRFPRVLNVTVTPSNQCRPNNVCTGVRNRRGGICQGDGGTPLVCNGLAHGVASWSRGPCGRGPDFFARVALFRDWIDSIINQPGGWAPA, from the exons ATGGCCCTCGGACTCCTGGCCCTACTGGCCAGCCTGCTGGCGACCGCCGAGGCCG GCTCGGCCCCGCTGGTGGACATCGTGGGTGGCAGGAAGGCCCGGCCGCAGGAGTTACCATTCCTGGCCTCCATTCAGAGCCAAGGGAGGCACTTCTGCGGGGGTGCCCTGGTCCACCCGGCCTTCGTCCTGACAGCGGCCAGCTGCTTCCGAAGCCG GAACACCGGGATTGCCACCGTGGTGCTGGGGGCCTACAACCTGAGGCGGCGGCAGGAGAGGTCCCGGCAGGTGTTCTCCATCAGGGGCGTCAGTGAGAATGGCTACGACCCCCAGCAGAACCTGAACGACGTGCTGCTGCTACAG CTGGACCGTCAGGCCAACCTCACCAGCAGCGCCGTGGCAGTGGTACCACTGCCCGCACAGAACGCCACGGTGGAAGCTGGCACCAGCTGCCAGGTTGCGGGCTGGGGCGCCCGACGGCAGAGGGGGCGTCTCTGCCGCTTCCCAAGGGTCCTGAACGTCACCGTGACCCCCTCAAACCAGTGTCGCCCCAACAACGTGTGCACTGGCGTCCGTAACCGACGGGGCGGCATCTGCCAG GGGGACGGGGGCACCCCCCTCGTCTGCAACGGCCTGGCGCACGGCGTGGCCTCCTGGTCCCGGGGGCCCTGCGGCAGGGGCCCCGACTTCTTCGCCCGCGTGGCGCTCTTCCGGGACTGGATCGACTCAATTATAAACCAGCCAGGCGGATGGGCGCCGGCCTGA